One segment of Streptomyces sp. NBC_01463 DNA contains the following:
- a CDS encoding nucleoside/nucleotide kinase family protein has translation MDTKDLTGLTARARRLAAAGDRRILGIAGPPGAGKSTLAQQLVDALGPLAVLVPMDGFHLAQTELERLGRADRKGAPDTFDAAGYAALLRRLRTPEPGTVVYAPAFDRSLEEPVAGSVPVPPHVPLVVTEGNYLLYGEGPWAPVRGLLDEAWFLELDDEVRVRRLVDRHVRYGKPRAFAERWVAGSDEANARLVAPGRDRADLVVRTADGTPS, from the coding sequence ATGGACACCAAGGACCTCACCGGCCTGACGGCCCGCGCCCGCCGCCTCGCCGCTGCCGGGGACCGCCGCATCCTCGGTATCGCCGGGCCGCCCGGCGCCGGGAAGTCGACCCTGGCGCAGCAGCTCGTCGACGCGCTCGGACCGCTCGCCGTCCTCGTCCCGATGGACGGCTTCCACCTGGCCCAGACCGAACTGGAGCGGCTCGGCCGGGCGGACCGCAAGGGCGCGCCCGACACGTTCGACGCCGCCGGATACGCGGCCCTGCTCCGGCGACTGCGGACCCCCGAACCCGGGACCGTCGTCTACGCCCCCGCCTTCGACAGGTCCCTGGAGGAACCGGTCGCCGGCTCCGTGCCCGTACCGCCACACGTCCCGCTCGTCGTCACCGAGGGAAACTACCTCCTGTACGGGGAGGGGCCGTGGGCGCCGGTGCGCGGACTGCTGGACGAGGCGTGGTTCCTGGAGCTCGACGACGAGGTGCGCGTCCGCCGGCTCGTCGATCGCCATGTGCGGTACGGAAAGCCGCGGGCCTTCGCGGAGCGCTGGGTCGCGGGGTCCGACGAGGCCAACGCGCGGCTCGTCGCCCCGGGCCGCGACCGCGCCGACCTCGTCGTACGGACGGCGGACGGCACGCCGTCCTGA
- a CDS encoding glycine C-acetyltransferase has protein sequence MFDSVRDDMRTTLEEIEAAGLHKPERVIGTPQSATVAVTAGGRPGEVLNFCANNYLGLADHPDVIAAAHEALDRWGYGMASVRFICGTQEVHKELEQRLSSFLGQEDTILYSSCFDANGGVFETVLGPEDAVISDALNHASIIDGIRLCKAKRFRYANRDMADLEKQLKEASGARRRLVVTDGVFSMDGYVAPLREICDLAERYDAMVMVDDSHAVGFVGPGGRGTPELHDVMDRVDIITGTLGKALGGASGGYVAARAEIVSLLRQRSRPYLFSNSLAPVIAAASLKVIDLLESAGDLREQLNANTALFRTRMTEEGFDVLPGDHAIAPVMIGDAAKAGRMAELLLERGVYVIGFSYPVVPQGAARIRVQLSAAHSTADVNRAVDAFVDARAALEA, from the coding sequence ATGTTCGACTCCGTACGCGACGACATGCGCACCACCCTCGAAGAGATCGAGGCAGCCGGGCTGCACAAGCCCGAGCGCGTCATCGGCACCCCGCAGTCCGCGACCGTGGCCGTCACCGCCGGTGGCCGCCCCGGCGAGGTGCTGAACTTCTGCGCCAACAACTACCTGGGCCTGGCCGACCACCCCGACGTGATCGCCGCCGCGCACGAGGCGCTGGACCGCTGGGGCTACGGCATGGCCTCGGTCCGTTTCATCTGCGGCACCCAGGAGGTCCACAAGGAGCTGGAGCAGCGGCTCTCCTCCTTCCTGGGCCAGGAGGACACGATCCTCTACTCGTCCTGCTTCGACGCCAACGGCGGAGTCTTCGAGACCGTCCTCGGCCCGGAGGACGCGGTCATCTCCGACGCCCTCAACCACGCCTCGATCATCGACGGCATCCGGCTGTGCAAGGCCAAGCGCTTCCGCTACGCCAACCGCGACATGGCCGACCTGGAGAAGCAGCTCAAGGAGGCGTCCGGGGCCCGGCGCCGGCTCGTCGTCACCGACGGCGTGTTCTCCATGGACGGGTACGTCGCCCCGCTGCGCGAGATCTGCGACCTGGCCGAGCGCTACGACGCCATGGTCATGGTCGACGACTCGCACGCGGTCGGCTTCGTCGGCCCCGGCGGCCGCGGCACTCCCGAACTGCACGACGTGATGGACCGCGTCGACATCATCACCGGCACGCTCGGCAAGGCGCTCGGCGGCGCCTCCGGCGGTTACGTGGCCGCCCGCGCCGAGATCGTCTCCCTGCTGCGCCAGCGCTCGCGCCCGTACCTCTTCTCCAACTCGCTCGCCCCGGTCATCGCGGCGGCCTCGCTGAAGGTCATCGACCTGCTGGAGTCCGCGGGCGACCTGCGCGAGCAGCTCAACGCCAACACCGCGCTCTTCCGCACCCGGATGACCGAGGAAGGCTTCGATGTCCTGCCCGGCGACCACGCCATCGCCCCCGTGATGATCGGGGACGCGGCGAAGGCAGGCCGGATGGCGGAGCTGCTCCTGGAGCGCGGTGTGTACGTGATCGGGTTCTCGTACCCGGTCGTCCCGCAGGGCGCGGCCCGCATCCGCGTCCAGCTCTCCGCGGCCCACTCCACGGCGGACGTGAACCGCGCGGTCGACGCGTTCGTCGACGCGCGGGCGGCCCTGGAGGCGTAG
- a CDS encoding GH1 family beta-glucosidase, with the protein MTVPPFPPGFLWGASASAFQTEGAADTDGKGPSGWDAFAAQPGRIKDGTDTTRGTGFHRHYREDVALLAGLGADAFRFSVSWPRVVPGGSGPVNPQGLDFYDRLVDELCAHGITPAPTLYHWDTPLPLDEAGGWLNRDTAYRFAEYAGIVAERLADRVPMWITLNEPAEVTMLGYALGEHAPGRALLFDALPAAHHQLLAHGLAVRALRAAGAGNIGIALSHTPVWTAGESDEDRFAAEVYDTLTNWLFADPLLTGRYPDENFAALMPGPVEDDLRTISAPLDWYGVNYYNPTLVGAPGADAADSFAGFGMPAELPFGIREIQGYETTDFGWPVVPDGLRETLVQLRDRYGDRLPPLYITENGCAVDEPTADTRRIAYLDGHLRALRQAMDAGVDVRGYFTWSLTDNVEWTEGVSKRFGLVHIDYETLRRTPKDSYAWYRDVIRAQRAGGR; encoded by the coding sequence ATGACCGTGCCGCCCTTCCCGCCCGGTTTCCTCTGGGGAGCCTCCGCCTCCGCCTTCCAGACCGAGGGCGCCGCCGACACCGACGGGAAGGGGCCCTCCGGCTGGGACGCGTTCGCCGCGCAGCCCGGGCGCATCAAGGACGGCACGGACACCACCCGCGGCACCGGCTTCCACCGGCACTACCGCGAGGACGTCGCCCTGCTGGCCGGGCTCGGCGCCGACGCCTTCCGGTTCTCGGTGAGCTGGCCCCGCGTCGTCCCCGGCGGCAGCGGACCGGTCAACCCGCAGGGGCTCGACTTCTACGACCGGCTCGTCGACGAACTCTGCGCCCACGGCATCACCCCGGCCCCCACCCTCTACCACTGGGACACCCCGCTCCCGCTGGACGAGGCGGGCGGCTGGCTCAACCGGGACACGGCCTACCGCTTCGCCGAGTACGCGGGCATCGTCGCGGAACGGCTCGCCGACCGCGTACCCATGTGGATCACCCTCAACGAACCCGCCGAAGTGACCATGCTCGGCTACGCGCTCGGCGAGCACGCGCCGGGCCGCGCCCTCCTCTTCGACGCGCTGCCCGCCGCCCACCACCAGCTCCTGGCCCACGGTCTCGCCGTGCGCGCGCTGCGGGCCGCCGGCGCCGGCAACATCGGCATCGCGCTGTCGCACACCCCGGTCTGGACCGCCGGTGAGTCCGACGAGGACCGCTTCGCCGCCGAGGTGTACGACACCCTCACCAACTGGCTGTTCGCCGACCCGCTCCTCACCGGCCGCTACCCCGACGAGAACTTCGCCGCACTGATGCCCGGCCCGGTCGAGGACGACCTGCGGACCATCTCGGCCCCGCTCGACTGGTACGGGGTCAACTACTACAACCCCACACTCGTCGGCGCCCCCGGGGCCGACGCCGCCGACAGCTTCGCCGGGTTCGGGATGCCCGCCGAACTCCCCTTCGGGATAAGGGAGATCCAGGGCTACGAGACGACCGACTTCGGCTGGCCGGTCGTCCCCGACGGGCTGCGCGAGACCCTCGTCCAGCTGCGCGACCGCTACGGCGACCGGCTGCCCCCGCTCTACATCACCGAGAACGGCTGCGCCGTCGACGAACCCACCGCGGACACCCGCAGGATCGCCTACCTCGACGGCCACCTCCGGGCGCTGCGGCAGGCCATGGACGCGGGCGTCGACGTACGCGGCTACTTCACCTGGTCGCTCACCGACAACGTCGAGTGGACCGAGGGGGTCAGCAAGCGCTTCGGCCTGGTCCACATCGACTACGAGACGCTGCGCCGCACGCCCAAGGACTCCTACGCCTGGTACCGCGACGTCATCCGGGCGCAGCGCGCCGGCGGGCGCTGA
- a CDS encoding GNAT family N-acetyltransferase, which produces MVTTMPDAPGAGRLAEAVGVLREWQDDGAPMQLHPGDLGWFWRAGPEATAAAVRTWSGDGRILAVGLLDGPGLLRLTIAPDARQDEALARQLVADATDPARGVLPAGRANIEAPADALVQELLAGEGWGTDEPWTPLSRDLTEPVRDPGVRIEVTGPERAHVYTAVHRAAFAGSRCTDESWHAMAAGLPYAEARSLVAYDGRGDAVAAVTVWSAGPGRPGLLEPMGVHRDHRRRGHGEAITVAAAAALRELGSSSALVCTPTANPGAVATYEAAGFRRRPEVRDRCREA; this is translated from the coding sequence ATGGTGACGACGATGCCGGACGCGCCGGGAGCCGGCCGGCTGGCCGAGGCCGTGGGCGTGCTGCGGGAGTGGCAGGACGACGGGGCGCCGATGCAACTGCATCCGGGGGACCTGGGCTGGTTCTGGCGGGCCGGGCCGGAGGCGACCGCCGCGGCGGTCCGGACGTGGAGCGGGGACGGCCGGATCCTCGCCGTCGGGCTGCTGGACGGCCCCGGTCTCCTGCGGCTCACGATCGCGCCGGACGCCCGCCAGGACGAGGCACTGGCCCGGCAGTTGGTCGCGGACGCGACCGATCCGGCGCGCGGTGTGCTGCCCGCGGGGAGGGCGAACATCGAGGCGCCGGCGGATGCGCTGGTCCAGGAGCTGCTGGCCGGGGAGGGCTGGGGCACCGACGAGCCGTGGACGCCGCTGAGCCGCGACCTCACCGAGCCGGTGCGCGACCCGGGTGTGCGGATCGAGGTGACCGGGCCGGAGCGGGCCCACGTGTACACCGCGGTGCACCGGGCGGCCTTCGCCGGTTCGCGGTGCACGGACGAGAGCTGGCACGCGATGGCGGCCGGACTGCCGTACGCGGAGGCCAGGTCCCTGGTCGCGTACGACGGCCGGGGCGACGCGGTGGCGGCGGTGACGGTGTGGTCGGCGGGGCCGGGCAGGCCCGGGCTGCTCGAACCGATGGGCGTGCACCGGGACCACCGCCGCCGCGGCCACGGTGAGGCGATCACCGTCGCCGCGGCCGCCGCGCTCAGGGAACTGGGCTCGTCCAGCGCGCTCGTGTGCACCCCCACCGCCAACCCGGGCGCCGTCGCCACCTACGAGGCGGCGGGCTTCCGGCGGCGCCCCGAGGTCCGGGACCGCTGCCGGGAGGCGTAG
- the tdh gene encoding L-threonine 3-dehydrogenase: protein MKALVKQKAEPGLWLMDVPEPETGPSDVLIKVLRTGICGTDLHIRNYDGWAQQAVKTPLVLGHEFVGEVAAIGADVVDIAVGDLVSGEGHLVCGKCRNCLAGRRHLCRSTVGLGVGRDGAFAEYVALPASNVWVHRVPVDLDVAAIFDPFGNAVHTALSFPLVGEDVLITGAGPIGIMAAAVAKHAGARNVMITDVSEARLDLARKVGVSLALNVGEQTIADGQQKLGLREGFDIGLEMSGRPEAMRDMIANMTHGGRIAMLGLPSDEFAVDWSRIVTSMITIKGIYGREMYETWYAMSVLLEGGLDLAPVITGRYGYRDFEAAFDDAASGRGGKVILDWTV from the coding sequence GTGAAGGCACTCGTGAAGCAGAAGGCCGAGCCGGGACTCTGGCTGATGGACGTGCCCGAGCCGGAGACCGGCCCCTCGGACGTGCTGATCAAGGTGCTCCGCACCGGCATCTGCGGCACCGACCTGCACATCCGCAACTACGACGGCTGGGCGCAGCAGGCCGTGAAGACGCCGCTCGTCCTCGGCCACGAGTTCGTCGGAGAGGTCGCCGCGATCGGCGCGGACGTCGTCGACATCGCCGTCGGCGACCTGGTCAGCGGCGAGGGCCACCTGGTGTGCGGCAAGTGCCGCAACTGTCTGGCCGGCCGCCGTCACCTCTGCCGCTCCACCGTGGGGCTCGGCGTCGGCCGCGACGGGGCCTTCGCCGAGTACGTCGCGCTGCCCGCGTCCAACGTCTGGGTGCACCGCGTCCCCGTGGACCTGGACGTCGCCGCGATCTTCGACCCGTTCGGCAACGCCGTGCACACCGCACTGTCGTTCCCGCTGGTCGGCGAGGACGTCCTGATCACCGGCGCAGGCCCGATCGGCATCATGGCCGCCGCCGTCGCCAAGCACGCCGGAGCCCGCAACGTCATGATCACCGACGTCAGCGAGGCCCGTCTCGACCTGGCCCGCAAGGTCGGCGTCAGCCTCGCGCTCAACGTCGGTGAGCAGACCATCGCCGACGGCCAGCAGAAGCTGGGCCTGCGCGAGGGCTTCGACATCGGCCTGGAGATGTCCGGCCGCCCCGAGGCGATGCGCGACATGATCGCGAACATGACGCACGGCGGCCGGATCGCGATGCTCGGACTGCCGTCCGACGAGTTCGCCGTCGACTGGTCCCGGATCGTCACCTCCATGATCACGATCAAGGGCATCTACGGCCGCGAGATGTACGAGACCTGGTACGCCATGTCCGTCCTGCTGGAGGGCGGTCTCGACCTCGCCCCCGTGATCACCGGCAGGTACGGCTACCGCGACTTCGAGGCGGCCTTCGACGACGCGGCGAGCGGACGCGGCGGCAAGGTCATCCTCGACTGGACCGTCTGA
- a CDS encoding LysR family transcriptional regulator, whose amino-acid sequence MIDARRLRILRAVADHRTVTAAAAALYLTPSAVSQQLAALEQETGHRLVERGARGARLTPAGEILLTHTNAVLAQLERAEAELAAYGAGDAGTVTVAAFATGIGLVLAPAIAALGRTAPGIKVRVQDAEGDASVPMVLDRQADVAVAVEYRGAPGEDDRRLTRVALYSEPFDAVLPVGHRLADQEQVAVADLAKDAWIGPYPGNPCHDVVVLACEYAGFAPNLEHSSDDFHAVVALAGAGAGVALVPRSALRGMALTGVVVRPVRGSAPTRRVFAAVRRGAEAHPLIAPVLEALAGAAGDDVLRAG is encoded by the coding sequence ATGATCGATGCACGGCGGCTGCGCATCCTGCGGGCGGTGGCGGACCACCGCACGGTGACCGCCGCGGCCGCCGCGCTGTATCTGACCCCGTCCGCCGTCTCCCAGCAGCTCGCCGCGCTGGAGCAGGAGACGGGACACCGGCTGGTCGAGCGGGGCGCCCGCGGCGCCCGGCTCACCCCCGCAGGAGAGATCCTGCTGACCCACACCAACGCGGTCCTGGCCCAGCTGGAGCGGGCGGAGGCCGAGCTCGCCGCCTACGGCGCGGGCGACGCCGGTACGGTCACCGTCGCCGCGTTCGCCACCGGCATCGGCCTGGTCCTCGCCCCCGCGATCGCCGCCCTCGGCCGGACCGCCCCCGGCATCAAGGTCCGGGTGCAGGACGCCGAGGGCGACGCCAGCGTCCCGATGGTCCTGGACCGGCAGGCCGATGTGGCGGTCGCCGTCGAGTACCGGGGCGCACCGGGCGAGGACGACCGGCGGCTGACCCGGGTCGCGCTGTACTCGGAACCCTTCGACGCGGTGCTCCCGGTCGGACACCGGCTGGCGGACCAGGAACAGGTCGCGGTCGCCGACCTCGCCAAGGACGCCTGGATCGGCCCCTACCCGGGCAACCCGTGCCACGACGTGGTCGTGCTGGCCTGCGAGTACGCCGGCTTCGCCCCGAACCTCGAACACTCGTCGGACGACTTCCATGCGGTGGTCGCCCTGGCCGGCGCCGGCGCCGGGGTGGCGCTCGTCCCGCGGTCCGCGCTGCGCGGGATGGCACTGACCGGTGTGGTGGTCCGGCCGGTACGGGGAAGCGCCCCGACACGCCGCGTCTTCGCCGCCGTGCGCCGCGGCGCGGAGGCGCATCCGCTGATCGCCCCGGTGCTGGAGGCACTGGCGGGGGCGGCGGGGGACGACGTCCTCAGGGCGGGCTGA
- a CDS encoding aminopeptidase P family protein → MSSPNQPVPFTADDYRARMTRAAESAAAAGLAGVLVAPGPDLVHLTGYQPTAITERLTVLVLTAGQDPVLVVPTLEAADAEKAVGAPALTLRDWTDGKDPYAVTAPLLDAKGRFGISDNAWAMHLLGLQQLLPGTSYASLTEVLPMLRAVKDSHELDRLAAAGAAADATYEEILKVRFAGRRETDVAADLARLLTESGHSQVDFTVVGSGPNGANPHHEAGDRTIERGDMVVLDFGGLKHGYGSDTSRTVHVGEPTPEEQRVHDIVREAQEAGCKAVRPGVACQEIDRAARAVITEFGYGERFIHRTGHGIGVTTHEPPYMIEGEELPLVPGMCFSVEPGIYLPGRFGVRIEDIVTVTEDGGRRLNATARELAIVE, encoded by the coding sequence ATGTCCAGCCCGAACCAGCCCGTGCCGTTCACCGCCGACGACTACCGGGCCCGGATGACGCGCGCCGCCGAGAGCGCCGCGGCCGCCGGACTCGCGGGCGTCCTGGTCGCACCGGGACCCGACCTCGTCCACCTGACCGGCTACCAGCCCACCGCCATCACCGAACGCCTCACGGTCCTCGTCCTGACCGCCGGTCAGGACCCGGTCCTGGTCGTGCCGACGCTGGAGGCCGCCGACGCGGAGAAGGCCGTCGGGGCACCCGCCCTGACCCTGCGCGACTGGACCGACGGCAAGGACCCGTACGCCGTCACCGCGCCGCTGCTCGACGCGAAGGGCCGGTTCGGGATCAGCGACAACGCCTGGGCGATGCATCTGCTCGGCCTCCAGCAGCTGTTGCCCGGCACCTCGTACGCCTCGCTCACCGAGGTCCTGCCGATGCTGCGCGCCGTCAAGGACAGCCATGAGCTGGACCGGCTCGCCGCCGCCGGGGCCGCCGCCGACGCCACGTACGAGGAGATCCTGAAGGTCCGGTTCGCCGGCCGCAGGGAGACCGACGTGGCCGCCGACCTGGCCCGGCTGCTCACCGAGTCCGGCCACTCCCAGGTCGACTTCACCGTGGTCGGCTCCGGACCGAACGGCGCCAACCCGCACCACGAGGCGGGTGACCGCACCATCGAGCGGGGCGACATGGTCGTGCTCGACTTCGGCGGCCTCAAGCACGGTTACGGCTCCGACACCTCCCGTACGGTCCACGTCGGCGAGCCCACGCCCGAGGAACAGCGGGTCCACGACATCGTGCGGGAGGCTCAGGAGGCGGGCTGCAAGGCCGTGCGGCCCGGCGTCGCCTGCCAGGAGATCGACCGGGCGGCCCGCGCCGTCATCACCGAGTTCGGCTACGGGGAACGCTTCATCCACCGCACCGGCCACGGCATCGGTGTCACCACCCACGAACCCCCGTACATGATCGAGGGCGAGGAGCTGCCGCTCGTGCCCGGCATGTGCTTCTCCGTGGAGCCCGGCATCTATCTGCCGGGCCGCTTCGGCGTCCGGATCGAGGACATCGTGACCGTCACCGAGGACGGCGGCCGGCGCCTCAACGCCACCGCGCGCGAACTGGCGATCGTCGAGTAG
- a CDS encoding VOC family protein yields the protein MSHIALVTLVVREYDEARDFYTEALGFELVEDTDRGDGSRWVVVRPRGGQGTGLLLARAKDGAQSASVGAQTGGRVGFFLHTEDFAGDHARMLAAGVRFLEEPRHEVYGSVAVFEDLYGNRWDLLQPAPTA from the coding sequence ATGTCCCACATCGCCCTGGTCACCCTGGTCGTCCGCGAGTACGACGAGGCCCGTGACTTCTACACCGAGGCCCTCGGCTTCGAACTGGTCGAGGACACCGACCGGGGCGACGGCTCCCGCTGGGTCGTGGTGCGGCCGCGCGGCGGGCAGGGCACGGGTCTGCTGCTGGCCCGCGCCAAGGACGGCGCGCAGTCGGCGAGCGTCGGGGCGCAGACCGGCGGACGGGTCGGCTTCTTCCTGCACACCGAGGACTTCGCGGGCGACCACGCGCGCATGCTGGCGGCCGGGGTTCGGTTCCTGGAGGAGCCGCGGCACGAGGTCTACGGCTCGGTCGCGGTCTTCGAGGATCTCTACGGCAACCGCTGGGACCTGCTCCAGCCCGCGCCGACGGCGTAG
- the treZ gene encoding malto-oligosyltrehalose trehalohydrolase, which translates to MLFEVWAPDAESAVLRLSGEPRTMERDPGRAGWWTAEADAADGDRYGFALDGGPVRPDPRSRRQPDGPDGESAVVDHGGYAWRSDWTGRGLPGAILYELHIGTYTADGTFDAAAARLGHLAELGVTHVSLMPVCPFPGVHGWGYEGVSLWAVHEPYGGPEGLKRFVDAAHGLGLAVVLDVVHNHLGPSGNYLPAFGPYFTETHHTPWGAAVNLDAPGSDEVRAFLLGSALAWLRDYRLDGLRLDAVHALADTRALTFLEELSTAADALSAELGRPLSLIAESDLCDPRTTTPRESGGIGLHAQWNDDFHHCLHTALTGESQGYYADFAAAPLAGLAKTMTSAFFHDGTYSSFRGRTHGRPVDVTRSAAHRFVGYAQTHDQIGNRALGDRLAGSLSPGLLACAAALVLTGPFTPMLFMGEEWGARTPWQFFTDHTDPELAEAVRTGRRREFGAHGWAEEDIPDPQDPATRDRSCLDWSEPEREPHARLHAWYRELIALRHALPDLCDPDLATVRTAFDDGARWLAFRRGDLRVAVNLDEKPATIPLGGGRHRGGGGRVLAAWLPVDPPGADGALHLPPESCVVLADD; encoded by the coding sequence ATGTTGTTCGAGGTATGGGCACCGGATGCGGAATCGGCCGTGCTGCGGCTGTCGGGTGAGCCGCGGACCATGGAGCGTGATCCGGGCCGGGCGGGCTGGTGGACCGCGGAGGCCGACGCCGCGGACGGCGACCGTTACGGCTTCGCCCTCGACGGCGGACCGGTGCGCCCCGATCCGCGCTCCCGCCGCCAGCCGGACGGTCCGGACGGCGAGAGCGCGGTGGTCGACCACGGCGGGTACGCGTGGCGGAGCGACTGGACGGGGCGCGGTCTGCCGGGCGCCATCCTGTACGAGCTCCACATCGGTACGTACACCGCCGACGGCACCTTCGACGCGGCGGCGGCGCGGCTGGGGCACCTCGCCGAGCTGGGCGTCACCCATGTGTCGCTGATGCCCGTCTGCCCCTTCCCCGGCGTCCACGGCTGGGGGTACGAGGGGGTGTCGCTGTGGGCGGTGCACGAACCGTACGGCGGGCCGGAGGGGCTGAAGCGCTTCGTCGACGCGGCGCACGGGCTCGGGCTCGCCGTGGTCCTGGACGTGGTCCACAACCACCTGGGCCCGTCCGGCAATTACCTCCCCGCCTTCGGCCCGTACTTCACCGAGACCCACCACACGCCGTGGGGTGCGGCCGTCAATCTGGACGCGCCCGGCTCGGACGAGGTGCGGGCCTTCCTGCTGGGCAGCGCGCTCGCCTGGCTGCGCGACTACCGGCTGGACGGACTGCGGCTCGACGCGGTCCACGCCCTGGCCGACACCCGGGCGCTCACCTTCCTGGAGGAGCTGTCGACCGCGGCCGACGCGCTCTCGGCGGAGCTGGGCCGCCCGCTCTCCCTCATCGCCGAGTCCGATCTCTGCGACCCGCGCACGACCACTCCGCGCGAGTCCGGCGGCATCGGTCTGCACGCCCAGTGGAACGACGACTTCCACCACTGTCTGCACACCGCGCTGACCGGCGAGTCCCAGGGTTACTACGCGGACTTCGCGGCCGCCCCGCTGGCCGGTCTCGCCAAGACCATGACCAGCGCCTTCTTCCACGACGGCACGTACTCCAGCTTCCGGGGCCGTACGCACGGCCGGCCGGTCGACGTCACCCGCAGCGCCGCCCACCGCTTCGTCGGCTACGCCCAGACCCATGACCAGATCGGCAACCGGGCGCTCGGCGACCGGCTGGCCGGCTCCCTCTCCCCCGGTCTGCTGGCCTGTGCGGCGGCGCTCGTGCTGACCGGCCCGTTCACCCCGATGCTGTTCATGGGCGAGGAGTGGGGCGCACGGACCCCCTGGCAGTTCTTCACCGACCACACCGATCCGGAGCTCGCCGAGGCCGTCCGCACGGGCAGACGGCGGGAGTTCGGGGCGCACGGCTGGGCCGAGGAGGACATCCCGGACCCGCAGGACCCGGCCACCCGGGACCGTTCCTGTCTGGACTGGAGCGAGCCCGAGCGCGAACCGCACGCCCGTCTGCACGCCTGGTACCGCGAACTGATCGCCCTGCGCCACGCGCTGCCCGACCTCTGCGACCCGGATCTGGCGACGGTGCGGACGGCGTTCGACGACGGGGCACGCTGGCTGGCGTTCCGCCGGGGCGATCTGCGGGTCGCGGTCAACCTCGACGAGAAGCCGGCCACGATCCCGCTCGGCGGCGGCCGGCACCGCGGCGGCGGGGGCCGGGTGCTGGCCGCCTGGCTGCCCGTCGACCCGCCCGGTGCGGACGGGGCGCTGCATCTGCCGCCGGAGTCGTGCGTGGTGCTGGCCGACGACTGA
- a CDS encoding alpha/beta hydrolase encodes MAELELSAGVVEYEDTGGDGPVVVLLHGVAMDGSLWRHVVADLRDGHRCIVPTLPLGGHRRPMRPDADLSVLGVARLVAEFLEALGLTDVTLVMNDWGGAQALVADGRDQRIGKLVITSCEAFDNFPPGLPGSNLYASARMPGGLKLAFTLLKLKPVRRLPMTWGRMTKRPVPDAVMDGWFRPLWTSREIRRDLRKYVLGVPPKAELLRWAEALRTFDRPALVAWASEDRVMPPEHGRRLAGLLPRGELVEIADSYTLIPEDRPDVLTRHLRQFLRKG; translated from the coding sequence ATGGCCGAGTTGGAGCTTTCCGCGGGCGTCGTGGAGTACGAGGACACCGGCGGTGACGGGCCGGTCGTGGTCCTGCTGCACGGCGTGGCGATGGACGGCTCGCTGTGGCGGCACGTCGTCGCGGATCTGCGGGACGGCCACCGGTGCATCGTGCCGACGCTGCCGCTCGGCGGCCACCGCCGGCCGATGCGGCCGGACGCGGACCTGTCGGTCCTCGGTGTCGCACGGCTGGTCGCGGAGTTCCTCGAAGCGCTCGGTCTCACCGACGTCACCCTGGTCATGAACGACTGGGGCGGCGCCCAGGCCCTGGTCGCGGACGGCCGCGACCAGCGGATCGGCAAGCTGGTCATCACCTCCTGCGAGGCCTTCGACAACTTTCCGCCCGGACTGCCCGGCAGCAATCTCTACGCCTCCGCCCGGATGCCCGGCGGCCTGAAGCTGGCCTTCACCCTGCTGAAGCTCAAGCCGGTGCGGCGGCTGCCGATGACCTGGGGCCGGATGACCAAGCGGCCGGTGCCCGACGCGGTGATGGACGGCTGGTTCCGGCCGCTGTGGACCTCCCGGGAGATCCGCCGGGACCTGCGGAAGTACGTCCTGGGCGTGCCGCCGAAGGCCGAGCTGCTGCGCTGGGCGGAGGCCCTGCGCACCTTCGACCGTCCGGCGCTCGTCGCCTGGGCGTCGGAGGACCGGGTCATGCCGCCGGAACACGGACGCCGACTGGCCGGACTGCTGCCCCGGGGCGAACTGGTGGAGATCGCGGACAGCTACACCCTGATCCCGGAGGACCGGCCGGACGTGCTGACCCGCCACCTCAGGCAGTTCCTGCGGAAGGGGTGA